In the Leptotrichia sp. oral taxon 212 genome, one interval contains:
- a CDS encoding DUF421 domain-containing protein produces MEFIIQIAIKLTIGFTALLIYMNINGKGQLAPVTATDQIGNYVLGGIIGGVIYNPGITVVQFLIVLLIWISLMTAINFLKNSSEGVKKVFDGEMVFLVKDGEIIKENFAKVNLSLVDFYTKMRMKGVVRVKDIDKAFVESNGQITILQKNDKNLAIPLVAEGKILETGLEHIEKNSEWLMEQLKEKGINDLNDVFLAEWSEDKLFVVTK; encoded by the coding sequence ATGGAATTTATAATACAAATAGCTATAAAATTGACAATAGGTTTTACAGCATTACTTATATATATGAATATAAATGGAAAAGGTCAGCTGGCACCGGTGACGGCAACAGACCAGATAGGAAACTATGTTTTAGGGGGAATAATCGGAGGAGTTATTTATAATCCAGGTATAACAGTTGTACAGTTTCTGATAGTTCTTCTTATATGGATTTCCCTTATGACGGCTATTAATTTTCTGAAAAATTCAAGCGAAGGTGTAAAAAAAGTATTTGATGGAGAAATGGTATTTCTTGTTAAGGACGGAGAAATCATAAAGGAAAATTTTGCGAAAGTAAATTTATCCCTTGTAGATTTTTATACGAAAATGCGTATGAAAGGTGTAGTCAGAGTTAAGGATATTGATAAAGCGTTTGTTGAATCTAATGGACAGATTACAATTCTTCAGAAAAATGACAAAAATCTTGCGATACCTTTAGTTGCCGAAGGAAAAATATTAGAAACAGGACTGGAACATATAGAAAAAAATTCAGAGTGGTTAATGGAACAATTAAAGGAAAAAGGAATAAATGACCTCAATGATGTTTTTCTGGCTGAATGGTCTGAAGACAAACTGTTTGTTGTAACAAAGTAA
- the feoB gene encoding ferrous iron transport protein B: MGITIALAGNPNSGKSTLFNALTGSNQYVGNWPGVTVEKKTGVYKKNKEIQITDLPGVYSLSPYTLEEVVSREYLINEKPDVIVNIIDASNIERNLYLSTQLSEIGIPMVVALNMMDVVERNGDKIDTEKLSKMLNCPIIKISALRNKNIDKVIEVSLQAAKKGEYSFIKAFNPKVEGIVTDLENILSGAGISEYKRWYAVKLLERDEKSTAMLKLSETDKKEIESLVKKAETDFDDDGEGIITDARYNFISGIICQTVKKGRTGLTASDKVDKILTNRILALPIFVVIMFFIYYISITIVGGPITDWVNDTFFGEIIGGNLKSFLETAKVAPWLTSLVVDGIVGGVGAVLGFLPIIATLYFFMAILEDIGYMSRIAFILDRIFRKFGLSGKSFIPILIGTGCSVPGIMATRTIENENDRRMTIIVASFMPCGAKTEIIALFAATIFIGSKGWWFAPVCYFAGILAVVISGIMLKKTKSFSGDPAPFVMELPEYHLPLPSNIIRTVWDRVKAFIIKAGTIILLATVVIWFLQNISTKFEFVEFSEDSHSILEGIGRIVAPIFSPLGFGNWASTVATISGLVAKEVVVSTFGVVGGLGDAAVEDASWIKYTNELFTSVSALSFMLFNQLCIPCFAAVGAMREEMNSAKWSWFTVAYQIGFAYAISLIVFQFGNVFVLHQAPTIWTAAAGLVLALILYMMFRKPKEVKEDVKEAVAVNNK; this comes from the coding sequence ATGGGCATAACAATAGCTTTAGCAGGAAATCCTAACAGTGGAAAATCAACTTTATTTAACGCTTTAACAGGATCAAATCAATATGTAGGAAACTGGCCGGGAGTTACGGTAGAAAAGAAAACAGGTGTTTATAAAAAAAATAAGGAAATACAGATAACTGACTTGCCAGGAGTATACTCGCTTTCACCTTATACATTGGAGGAAGTAGTGAGTAGGGAATATCTAATAAATGAAAAACCTGATGTAATAGTGAATATAATAGATGCATCAAATATAGAGAGAAACTTATATCTTTCAACTCAGTTGTCAGAAATTGGAATTCCAATGGTAGTGGCATTGAATATGATGGATGTTGTTGAAAGAAACGGGGATAAGATAGATACTGAAAAATTGAGTAAAATGTTAAACTGTCCAATTATAAAAATTTCGGCATTAAGAAATAAAAATATAGATAAAGTTATAGAAGTTTCACTTCAGGCAGCCAAAAAAGGAGAATATTCTTTTATAAAAGCATTTAATCCTAAAGTGGAAGGTATAGTTACAGATCTGGAGAATATTCTTTCAGGTGCAGGTATTTCAGAATATAAAAGATGGTATGCCGTAAAATTACTTGAAAGAGATGAGAAGTCTACAGCAATGCTTAAATTATCAGAAACAGATAAGAAAGAAATAGAAAGTCTTGTAAAAAAAGCGGAAACTGATTTTGATGATGATGGTGAAGGAATTATTACAGATGCCCGTTATAATTTTATATCAGGGATTATCTGTCAGACTGTAAAAAAAGGAAGAACTGGGCTGACAGCAAGTGATAAAGTGGATAAAATTTTAACTAACCGTATACTTGCACTTCCTATCTTTGTTGTAATAATGTTTTTTATCTATTATATTTCAATAACAATTGTAGGTGGACCTATTACTGACTGGGTAAATGACACGTTTTTTGGAGAAATTATAGGCGGGAACTTAAAAAGTTTTCTTGAAACTGCAAAAGTTGCCCCTTGGCTTACAAGTCTTGTAGTTGACGGTATAGTTGGCGGAGTTGGAGCGGTACTTGGATTCCTTCCAATTATAGCAACACTTTACTTCTTTATGGCAATACTGGAAGATATAGGATATATGTCAAGAATAGCATTTATTTTAGATAGAATTTTCCGTAAATTTGGACTTTCAGGAAAATCTTTCATACCTATACTGATAGGTACAGGATGTTCAGTTCCTGGAATTATGGCAACAAGAACTATAGAAAATGAAAATGACAGAAGAATGACAATTATTGTAGCATCATTTATGCCATGTGGAGCGAAAACAGAAATTATAGCACTGTTTGCGGCAACTATTTTCATTGGTTCAAAGGGTTGGTGGTTTGCACCGGTATGTTACTTTGCAGGAATTCTGGCAGTAGTAATTTCTGGAATTATGCTTAAAAAAACGAAAAGCTTTTCCGGAGATCCTGCTCCCTTTGTAATGGAATTACCTGAATATCACCTGCCATTACCATCAAACATAATAAGAACAGTATGGGACAGGGTAAAAGCATTTATTATAAAAGCTGGAACAATTATATTACTTGCAACTGTAGTAATATGGTTCCTGCAAAATATATCAACAAAATTTGAATTTGTGGAATTCTCTGAAGACAGCCACTCAATTCTGGAAGGTATTGGAAGAATTGTTGCTCCAATATTTAGTCCTTTAGGATTTGGAAACTGGGCTTCTACAGTTGCAACAATAAGTGGACTTGTAGCAAAAGAAGTTGTTGTATCTACATTCGGAGTAGTTGGAGGATTGGGAGATGCCGCTGTTGAAGATGCTTCATGGATAAAATATACAAACGAATTATTTACTTCTGTATCAGCATTGAGCTTCATGCTGTTTAACCAATTATGTATTCCTTGTTTTGCCGCAGTGGGAGCAATGAGGGAAGAAATGAACAGTGCGAAATGGTCATGGTTCACAGTAGCTTATCAGATAGGATTTGCTTATGCGATTTCATTGATTGTATTCCAGTTTGGAAATGTATTTGTACTGCATCAGGCACCTACAATATGGACTGCAGCTGCAGGATTGGTACTGGCACTTATACTTTACATGATGTTCAGAAAACCTAAGGAAGTAAAAGAAGATGTTAAGGAAGCAGTAGCAGTAAATAATAAATAA
- a CDS encoding FeoA family protein produces MNLLTAPINTPLKIIKVKMEGIQERQLSNMGFVTESEIMIISESSGNLIVNVKDCRVAIGKEIAQKIVVRTK; encoded by the coding sequence ATGAATTTATTGACGGCGCCAATTAATACACCGTTAAAAATTATAAAGGTAAAAATGGAAGGAATTCAGGAAAGACAGCTTAGTAACATGGGGTTTGTGACAGAAAGTGAGATTATGATAATATCTGAGAGCTCAGGAAATCTTATAGTGAATGTTAAGGACTGCAGAGTGGCAATTGGAAAGGAAATTGCTCAAAAAATAGTGGTCAGAACAAAATAA
- a CDS encoding ferrous iron transport protein A, producing MTLKESRVDHSYRVVKIHGSGPFKRRIMDMGITKNAEIYIRKVAPLGDPVQISIRGYELSLRKEDAECVEIELIKS from the coding sequence ATGACGTTAAAAGAATCTAGAGTGGATCATAGTTATAGAGTAGTGAAGATTCATGGTTCAGGTCCATTTAAAAGAAGAATTATGGATATGGGAATAACGAAAAATGCAGAAATCTACATAAGAAAAGTAGCTCCTCTGGGTGATCCTGTACAAATATCCATAAGAGGATACGAATTAAGTCTTAGAAAAGAAGATGCCGAATGTGTGGAAATAGAACTTATAAAGTCATAA
- a CDS encoding lipopolysaccharide assembly protein LapB codes for MLETLIFREIRYNGNNERFLKEIQQKVAENPEDIDALETLASTYHALKENEKAIEIYEKLVRLKPKDHEIRAFLGYLYYENEDLDKAEENLNKSLEISQLEPFVLFLLGNIYSRRGRISEAVDCYETAIFLDFDMYVAHIDFARKYEHMGRHKKALREYKAALEIDSRDEGLLEKINYIEKKCKMTKACDFEKEEQNHLINDQLALNL; via the coding sequence ATGTTAGAAACATTAATTTTTAGAGAAATAAGATATAATGGGAACAATGAAAGGTTTCTAAAGGAAATTCAGCAAAAAGTAGCAGAAAATCCTGAGGATATAGATGCACTGGAAACTTTGGCATCAACTTATCATGCATTAAAAGAAAATGAAAAAGCAATAGAAATATATGAAAAATTGGTTAGATTAAAACCAAAAGATCATGAAATACGTGCGTTTTTAGGATATCTTTATTATGAGAATGAAGATTTGGACAAAGCTGAAGAAAATCTGAATAAGTCACTTGAAATAAGTCAGCTGGAGCCTTTTGTTTTATTTCTACTAGGTAATATATATTCCAGAAGAGGTAGAATATCGGAAGCGGTTGATTGTTATGAAACAGCCATTTTCCTTGATTTTGACATGTATGTCGCCCATATTGATTTTGCAAGAAAATACGAACATATGGGTAGACATAAGAAGGCTCTGAGAGAGTATAAGGCTGCTCTTGAAATTGATTCAAGGGATGAGGGATTGCTGGAAAAAATTAACTATATTGAAAAGAAATGTAAAATGACAAAAGCCTGTGATTTTGAAAAGGAAGAGCAGAACCACCTTATAAATGATCAGCTGGCATTGAATTTATAA
- a CDS encoding ATP-binding protein codes for MVNLVCEAIIPDGPMKEVEEIENSIKTVYRKSIWNKFIKAINDYSLVEDGDKIAIGISGGKDSLLLAKLFSELKKDKSRNFEFKAVSLNPGFRQSDLDNFKNNLDKLNIDCEIIDTNIWEIANEKAQDYPCFLCAKMRRGILYKKVEEFGFNKLTLGHHFDDVIETTVINMLYAGTVKTMTPKVKSTSGKLALIRPLIYVRESDIIEYTKKNGIRAMNCGCTIEAGKTSSKRKEVKDLLAALEEKSPGIKQSIFNSMKNINLDYVFGYTHGNKKDSQIENDED; via the coding sequence GTGGTAAATTTAGTATGTGAAGCAATTATTCCTGATGGTCCGATGAAGGAAGTAGAGGAAATAGAAAACAGTATTAAAACAGTATATAGAAAATCTATATGGAATAAATTTATAAAAGCCATAAATGATTACAGTCTTGTTGAAGATGGAGATAAAATTGCCATTGGAATATCAGGAGGAAAGGACAGCCTTCTTCTTGCAAAGCTTTTCAGCGAACTGAAAAAGGATAAGAGTAGAAATTTTGAATTTAAGGCAGTTAGTCTGAATCCTGGATTTAGACAGTCAGATCTTGATAATTTTAAGAATAATCTTGATAAATTGAATATAGATTGTGAAATTATAGATACTAACATATGGGAAATAGCCAATGAAAAGGCTCAGGATTATCCATGTTTTTTATGTGCAAAAATGAGAAGGGGAATTTTGTATAAAAAAGTGGAGGAATTTGGATTTAATAAACTGACACTAGGACATCATTTTGATGATGTCATTGAAACTACAGTGATAAATATGCTTTATGCAGGAACAGTAAAGACAATGACTCCAAAGGTTAAGTCAACTTCCGGGAAATTGGCACTTATTCGTCCGCTTATTTATGTAAGGGAATCTGATATAATAGAATACACAAAGAAAAACGGTATAAGGGCAATGAACTGCGGATGTACTATAGAAGCAGGTAAGACTTCAAGTAAAAGGAAAGAAGTTAAGGATCTTCTAGCTGCGCTGGAGGAAAAAAGTCCTGGGATAAAGCAGAGTATTTTTAATTCCATGAAAAATATAAACTTGGACTATGTTTTTGGATATACTCATGGAAATAAAAAGGATAGTCAGATTGAAAATGACGAAGATTAA
- a CDS encoding PspC domain-containing protein: protein MEKKLYKSSTDKKILGVCGGIAEYFGVDSTIIRIVAVLLALSGGMGFLTYLILGFLVMSDKPKDYNEKDENEKKLIEAEKVEE, encoded by the coding sequence ATGGAAAAAAAATTATATAAGTCGTCAACTGACAAAAAAATACTCGGTGTATGTGGAGGAATTGCAGAATATTTTGGAGTAGATTCAACTATAATACGTATTGTTGCAGTTTTACTTGCACTATCAGGTGGAATGGGATTTCTAACTTACTTAATTCTCGGTTTTCTTGTTATGTCTGATAAACCTAAAGATTACAACGAAAAAGATGAAAATGAAAAAAAGCTTATAGAAGCTGAAAAAGTTGAAGAATAG